The Ascaphus truei isolate aAscTru1 unplaced genomic scaffold, aAscTru1.hap1 HAP1_SCAFFOLD_2488, whole genome shotgun sequence DNA window agatcttggagaaagtgggaagagtctgacttggttatcagaccagaacgCACAGAAGAGAATAAAGaccggggagagaccgcatgtatgtggggaatgtgggaagggatttagtcggttatccagcctgaacacacaccagaggacacacacaggggagaaactgcatgtatgtggggaatgtcggaagggatttagtgatttatctagtctgaacaaacacaagagaacacacacaggggagagaccgcatgtatatGGGGAATGTGGTGAGGGATTTAATcggttatccaacctgaacatgcacacaagtacacacacaggggagagaccgcatctATGTGGGGAATGCGGGAAGGCATTTAGTCGGTTATCCTATCTGaacatacacacaatgacacacacagggaagaGAAAGCctatatgtggggaatgtgggaagggatttagtgactcaaaaagcctgaacacacacaaaaggaaacacacaggggagagaccgcatgtttgTGGGGAATGTGgcaagggatttagtcagttatcccacctgaacacacacaagaggacagactcaggggagagaccgtatgtatgtgaggaatgtgggaagggatttagtggctcatccagcctgaacacacacaagaggacacacacaggggagaggccgcatgtatgtggggaatgtggaaagggatttagtgtgttatccaatctgaacacacacaagaggatacacacaggggagagaccgcatatatgtggggaatgtgggaagggatttagtgtgttaacccacctgatcagacacaagaggacacacacaggggagagaccacatgtatgtggggaatgtgggaagggatttagtcagttatccatccTGGACAGAcacgagaggacacacacaggggagaaaccgcatgtatgtggggaatgtgggaagggatttagtcggttatgcTATCTGAACATACacacaaggacacacacaggggagagaccgcatgtatgtggggaatgtgggaagggatttagtgactcatccagcctgaacacacacaaaaggacacacacaggggagagaccgcatgtatgtggggaatgtgggaagggatttagtcagttatcctaCCTCAACGTGCAcataaggacacacacaggggagaggccgcatgtatgtggggaatgtgggaagggattttgtCAGTTATCCTACCTCAACGTACACAtaagaacacacacaggggagaggccgcatgtatgtggggaatgtgggaagggatttagtgtgttaacccacctgaacacacacaagaggacacacacaggggagagaccacatatatgtggggaatgtgggaagggatttagtcagttattcagcctgaacacacacaagaggacacacacaggggagaaaccgcatgtatgtggggaatgtggtaagggatttagtcagttatcccacctgaacatacacacaatggggcacacaggggagagaccgcatgtatgtggggaatgtgggaaggggtttagtgacttatcccacctgaacacacacaagaggacacacacaggggagagaccgcatgtatgtggggaatgtgggaagggatttagtcggttatcctaTCTGAATATACacacaaggacacacacaggggagagaccgcatgtatgtggggaatgtgggaagggatttagttactcatccagcctgaacaaacacaaaaggacacacacaggggagagaccgcatgtatgtggggaatgtgggaagggatttagtcagttatcccacctgatcagacacaagaggacacacacaggggagagaccgcatgtatgtaatgtaggaagggatttagtgatttatccagcctgaggacacacacaggggagagacttatctctaaagccaggcatgtTTAGGGATAACCAGCGACTAAGACGCTCACATATAAGTGCACACGTCTATCTGTGTTACGCTAAATCACAATGAAAAGGGACTTTGTTAGTGGTgcataaaacaagcattttaaatgcaggttatttgtatcatttttattgtagttttatttaaagaaaaaggttgttcttaatgttttatatttccatgctgttggttctaataaaatTTACGTTTCCCATTATGCAGAAGCGGTCTGTAGCCTCACTTAGCTGTGACTTGGTATAGTTTCACCGCAACCAATTTGCCATCGGCATTAGGCCGCAGATGGACCGTCCGCCACCAGCTGCTTCTAATGTAAGTTTTATTACCGTTTTGGgtatggggttaatttaagggatttagggtaggggttttagggtatgtCCTTGGAGTAggtggttttagggtaagggattaaggtAGTTGGATTTAGGGTAAGAGGTGTGACGAccttcataataaaggtaaaGGGACTGTGGCGGGGCACGGGACTGGGGGGAGGACAGGATTGTGGGGGGCACGGGACTGGAAGCCCCTCACTCACCTCTGAGATTGTTTGGGTCTATTTCCGTTTTGCGGGAAAGTGAGCTTTGTGTTACCAGGCAGATGTGGGACAGGTGTCAGGTGATTGGCTGAGGAGTAGGTGCTGGGCAGTGCTGTGATTGGGCAGGCCAGAGGGAGGGCgtggctgtcacgggagaccaagtcttattaacacattaataccaggattctggattgagcacatcaaggagggtaaaataaattgtaatttatttccttttaagacaaacatacaattcttcacaattacactcaatATACACTTATagacttactgggatggggaaacgaaatataATGTCCACGGAAGGAATAACTCGAAGAAAAAAGTCTCTAGGCACCACTACACGGAGCGGGATGGTGCGAGAATAGAGCCGTGCGACAGTTCTTGGCTACGGGCGCGGAAAACTTTTCGTTAAGTCCTTATCGAATTTGTTCGGGAATctttagctcaaacgaattctggaagagggtgcAATTCTTTGTTACAATGTTTTTAACTCCTCACATTCCGGTACTCCGGTGACGCTGGAATAAACCTTGGTTGAAGCTTTAAGATGTTTCTTAGCTGAATCTGACTAAGATCGGgcctgcaggcatttttatattCTTATAGGCTTAAGACTCCTATCCTTAACCTGTACAGCCAATCCCCCCATGGGAATAACGTTTCTcgcctatcccagacttgccagtagctcaaaaacctggcagagggggcttcacggtctgctaagagcatgcgctaacttggcacctctgcTGCTTAGCATACGtgacccaaccccttacctggcgacagtaagtctgggtgtCGGCTACCATTTGTTAATAGCCCGCACTTTACTCCGGTTCAGGGTACTTTACTGTATCCCGCCCGCTCTAACACttcagggtctctgaggctttcaactccggactaCTCTAGACATTGGGGCACCAGcgcagcagggtgccctttgaagtacggagttgGAAATCCCTCGGCTCATTCATCCCTAACATATGTGCATGTTAATGGATTAACTACTGGGCTGACAGGAAAAAGGTTCCTTCATATTTTCAAAGACCTAAAACaaggtttatttttatatgtcatTTCTATATGAGGTGGTGATATTAAAGCATGTATGTGCATGACCAATCCTTAGCTATCTgcattccaaaaattagagtaATAGCTCCCTCCTAACACAAGTTAGCCCCTTAATTTAATATGATGTGGTTTGCGTTTTGACTTATAATCGTTCTGTGGTcagaagccggcatacaatgtatcattGCTTTCCGGGATCGGTAACCGCAGATGCACTTCACCAATTGACCTTCATTGGTTAACGAGACCGCCTGATACATTGTTGCACTCCACCACTTCAACTAAACGGCAagccacttatccacttgagtttgtggttaaAGCTTTCCCGGAGGGtttgcggtttaggaagtgattCGGGGCTTCAGTGTAGCCGCTTACCACAGGCACGCTTATTCAGTGAACTCTTTGTACAGCGCTAGGAGCCCCCCTTGCTTAGCGAGCAcattttacacatacagtacatattaacaggACTGCAGCTAGATTCtgagctgcagaactgacactctattTTCACGGTATGACCCATGGGACATCACAGTTGATATTCAGGGAAAA harbors:
- the LOC142481291 gene encoding uncharacterized protein LOC142481291, whose product is MEKMMTEQSCNIPINMTENASFNQSRKLINNVIASHSKRYILAAATGKDLGESGKSLTWLSDQNAQKRIKTGERPHVCGECGKGFSRLSSLNTHQRTHTGEKLHVCGECRKGFSDLSSLNKHKRTHTGERPHVYGECGEGFNRLSNLNMHTSTHTGERPHLCGECGKAFSRLSYLNIHTMTHTGKRKPICGECGKGFSDSKSLNTHKRKHTGERPHVCGECGKGFSQLSHLNTHKRTDSGERPYVCEECGKGFSGSSSLNTHKRTHTGERPHVCGECGKGFSVLSNLNTHKRIHTGERPHICGECGKGFSVLTHLIRHKRTHTGERPHVCGECGKGFSQLSILDRHERTHTGEKPHVCGECGKGFSRLCYLNIHTRTHTGERPHVCGECGKGFSDSSSLNTHKRTHTGERPHVCGECGKGFSQLSYLNVHIRTHTGERPHVCGECGKGFCQLSYLNVHIRTHTGERPHVCGECGKGFSVLTHLNTHKRTHTGERPHICGECGKGFSQLFSLNTHKRTHTGEKPHVCGECGKGFSQLSHLNIHTMGHTGERPHVCGECGKGFSDLSHLNTHKRTHTGERPHVCGECGKGFSRLSYLNIHTRTHTGERPHVCGECGKGFSYSSSLNKHKRTHTGERPHVCGECGKGFSQLSHLIRHKRTHTGERPHVCNVGRDLVIYPA